A stretch of the Corylus avellana chromosome ca6, CavTom2PMs-1.0 genome encodes the following:
- the LOC132184589 gene encoding BRI1 kinase inhibitor 1, with protein MDSRQHQKIREKVVDKQHEDRKSKKEGKEGLTAAAISKQQSPTSPASATSPPSASSSPSHEFSFTISLHSSSSTVPDKTNNAPPSFAVDLAPADDIFFHGHLLPLHLLSHLPVSPRSSTNSLDSFTLPARDFLDDQNLSKDSSNYSTSNRTTNKSEDLQSSNTETKGRIKSKSFSLFGLTRWRKGCEVREKEDKEKKRKLRFDVSHVLKRYVRLVRPLFIFRRRGENIQLRRQPYSFSGNLRMKNKQWLRGRRGEFSAPASMRTSPTNSGLLVATATLPSSTSDSTMEELQAAIQAAIAHCKNSIAKEEKIICYD; from the coding sequence ATGGACAGCCGTCAGCACCAAAAGATCAGAGAGAAAGTAGTAGACAAGCAGCATGAAGATAGGAAGtcaaaaaaagaaggaaaagaaggcCTAACAGCAGCAGCAATATCAAAGCAACAGTCACCAACATCCCCTGCTAGTGCTACCTCGCCACCTTCAGCATCCTCCTCTCCATCTCACGAATTCTCTTTCACAATCTCCCTCCACTCATCCTCCTCAACAGTCCCTGATAAAACCAATAATGCTCCACCTTCATTTGCAGTTGATTTGGCTCCTGCAGATGACATTTTCTTCCACGGCCACTTGCTTCCTCTCCACCTCCTCTCCCACCTCCCTGTATCTCCTCGCTCCTCTACCAATTCCTTGGACAGCTTCACCCTCCCAGCCAGAGACTTTTTAGATGACCAAAATCTCAGTAAAGATAGCAGCAACTACAGCACCAGCAATAGGACGACCAACAAGAGCGAGGACCTCCAAAGCAGCAATACCGAGACAAAGGGAAGAATCAAGTCCAAGTCTTTCTCACTATTTGGCTTGACAAGATGGCGAAAAGGGTGTGAAGTAAGAGAGAAGGAAgataaggagaagaagaggaagctgAGGTTCGATGTGAGTCATGTTCTGAAGAGGTACGTGAGACTGGTCCGGCCGCTATTTATTTTCAGAAGGAGAGGAGAGAATATCCAATTACGTCGCCAGCCTTATTCGTTTTCAGGTAATTTAAGAATGAAAAACAAGCAATGGttgagaggaagaagaggagagTTTTCAGCACCAGCTTCAATGAGAACTTCTCCAACAAATAGTGGCCTTCTTGTAGCAACTGCCACTCTTCCTTCTTCTACCAGTGACAGCACAATGGAAGAGTTGCAGGCTGCAATTCAAGCAGCAATTGCTCATTGCAAGAATTCAATtgcaaaggaagaaaaaatcaTATGCTATGATTAG
- the LOC132183890 gene encoding probable protein phosphatase 2C 12, with protein sequence MTTRSEHHTVPLSVLLKRELANERIERPEIVHGQASQSKKGEDFTLLKTECQRMVGDGVSTYSVFGLFDGHNGSAAAIYSKENLLNNVLSAVPSDLNRDEWVAALPRALVAGFVKTDKDFQEKVQTSGTTVTFVIIEGWVITVASVGDSRCILESAEGCIYYLSADHRLECNEEERDRITTSGGEVGRLNTGGGAEIGPLRCWPGGLCLSRSIGDMDVGEYIVPVPYVKQVKLSTAGGRLIISSDGVWDALAAETALDCCRGMPADAAAAQIVKESLQAKGLRDDTTCIVIDILPQEKPAAPLPPPKKQGKGVFKSMFRKKSSESSSYVDKEYIEPDVVEEMFEEGSAMLSERLDTKYPLCNMFRLFMCAVCQVEMKPGEGISIHYGSSKPGKLRPWDGPFLCLSCQEKKEAMEGKRPSGDRHSSGSD encoded by the exons ATGACGACCAGGAGTGAGCATCACACGGTGCCGCTCTCGGTGCTGCTCAAGCGTGAATTGGCGAACGAGAGGATCGAGAGGCCGGAAATCGTGCATGGTCAGGCCAGCCAGAGCAAGAAAGGGGAGGATTTTACATTGCTAAAGACGGAATGTCAAAGGATGGTTGGAGATGGGGTCTCTACGTACTCGGTATTTGGG CTATTTGATGGACACAATGGATCTGCTGCTGCTATATACTCTAAGGAGAATCTCCTCAATAATGTGCTAAGTGCTGTTCCTTCAGATCTTAACAGAGATGAATGGGTTGCAGCACTTCCAAGGGCTTTGGTTGCTGGCTTTGTTAAAACTGATAAAGATTTTCAAGAGAAAG TACAAACATCAGGAACAACGGTCACCTTTGTGATAATAGAAGGATGGGTTATAACTGTTGCATCTGTTGGTGATTCCCGTTGCATACTTGAATCTGCTGAAGGCTGTATTTATTACTTGTCGGCAGATCACAGACTTGAATGCAATGAAGAGGA GAGGGATCGTATCACTACAAGTGGGGGCGAGGTGGGCCGGCTTAATACCGGTGGTGGTGCAGAG ATTGGTCCTTTGAGGTGTTGGCCTGGTGGTTTGTGTCTTTCACGGTCAATTGGTGATATGGATGTTGGCGAGTACATTGTTCCTGTTCCTTATGTAAAGCAAGTGAAg CTATCTACGGCTGGTGGTAGGCTTATTATCTCAAGCGACGGTGTTTGGGATGCTTTAGCTGCAGAAACAGCTCTTGATTGTTGTCGTGGGATGCCAGCAGATGCTGCAGCTGCACAAATTGTTAAA GAATCATTACAAGCAAAGGGACTTCGTGATGATACAACTTGCATTGTAATAGATATTTTACCACAGGAGAAGCCAGCTGCTCCTTTGCCACCACCAAAGAAGCAGGGAAAAGGCGTGTTTAAGTCCATGTTTCGTAAAAAGTCCTCAGAATCGTCTTCTTATGTTGACAAAGAATACATTGAGCCAGATGTGGTGGAGGAAATGTTTGAGGAAGGATCTGCTATGCTTTCAGAGAG GTTAGATACGAAGTACCCGCTCTGCAACATGTTTAGATTGTTCATGTGTGCAGTATGTCAAGTAGAGATGAAGCCTGGAGAGGGCATTTCAATACATTATGGTTCATCAAAACCAGGAAAGTTGCGTCCATGGGATGGCCCTTTCCTTTGCTTAAGTTgccaagagaaaaaagaagccaTGGAAGGGAAAAGACCATCAGGGG ATAGACATAGTAGTGGAAGTGACTAG
- the LOC132185833 gene encoding uncharacterized protein LOC132185833 isoform X1, translated as MADLHLSAPDLHSSPKSISTFTFYGAAKYVLVTGASGFLGGRLCHALLRRGHSVRALVRPTSDLSSLPPPTTDGGAVEIIYGDVTDYRSLLDAFSGCHVIFHAAAMVEPWLPDPSRFFSVNVEGLKNVLQAVRETTTVEKLIYTSSFFALGPTDGYVADENQVHHERFFCTEYEKSKALADKIAIQAASEGVPIVPIYPGVIYGPGKVTAGNVVARMIVERFNGRLPGYIGSGNDRFSFSHVDDVVEGHIAAMNKGRPGERYLLTGENASFRLVFDMAAIITETQKPMFNIPMLVIEAYGWVSVLFSRITGKLPLISPPTVDVLRHQWAYSCEKAKAELDYNPRSLKEGLAEMLHWLKNLGLIKF; from the exons ATGGCAGACCTACATCTATCGGCACCAGATCTACATTCATCTCCAAAGAGCATATCTACGTTCACCTTCTACGGAGCAGCTAAATAC GTATTGGTGACCGGGGCGTCCGGTTTCCTAGGGGGGAGACTGTGCCACGCACTGCTGCGACGAGGACACTCGGTCCGGGCCTTGGTACGGCCCACCAGCGACCTCTCATCCCTACCACCGCCAACCACCGATGGCGGCGCGGTGGAAATCATCTACGGTGATGTGACGGACTACCGGTCCCTCCTCGACGCCTTCTCTGGCTGCCACGTCATTTTCCACGCGGCCGCTATGGTCGAGCCCTGGCTTCCAGATCCTTCTAGATTCTTCTCC GTGAATGTTGAAGGATTGAAGAATGTTTTACAAGCAGTGAGAGAGACGACGACAGTCGAAAAGCTTATATACACGTCGTCGTTTTTTGCTCTTGGACCCACCGATGGATATGTTGCTGATGAGAATCAA GTTCATCATGAGAGGTTTTTCTGTACGGAGTACGAGAAATCCAAGGCCTTGGCCGATAAAATTGCGATACAGGCTGCCTCGGAGGGGGTTCCTATTGTGCCGATTTATCCTGGAGTTATTTACGGGCCGGGCAAAGTCACCGCCGGAAATGTCGTTGCTCGAATG ATTGTTGAACGCTTTAATGGGCGGTTACCTGGCTATATAGGGTCTGGAAATGATAGATTTTCTTTTAGCCATGTTGACGACGTAGTAGAGGGGCATATTGCAGCAATGAACAAGGGGCGACCTGGTGAAAGATATCTACTGACAGGAGAGAATGCATCATTCAGGCTTGTTTTTGATATGGCTGCTATCATCACTGAGACGCAAAAGCCTATGTTTAACATCCCCATGTTGGTGATCGAGGCATATGGTTGGGTCTCGGTTCTTTTCTCACGAATTACGGGAAAGCTTCCTCTGATCAGCCCCCCG ACTGTGGACGTTTTAAGACATCAGTGGGCATATTCCTGTGAGAAGGCTAAAGCAGAGTTGGATTATAACCCTAGAAGCTTGAAAGAAGGGCTAGCAGAGATGCTTCACTGGCTGAAGAACTTGGGCTTGATAAAATTCTAA
- the LOC132185833 gene encoding uncharacterized protein LOC132185833 isoform X2, which translates to MKVLVTGASGFLGGRLCHALLRRGHSVRALVRPTSDLSSLPPPTTDGGAVEIIYGDVTDYRSLLDAFSGCHVIFHAAAMVEPWLPDPSRFFSVNVEGLKNVLQAVRETTTVEKLIYTSSFFALGPTDGYVADENQVHHERFFCTEYEKSKALADKIAIQAASEGVPIVPIYPGVIYGPGKVTAGNVVARMIVERFNGRLPGYIGSGNDRFSFSHVDDVVEGHIAAMNKGRPGERYLLTGENASFRLVFDMAAIITETQKPMFNIPMLVIEAYGWVSVLFSRITGKLPLISPPTVDVLRHQWAYSCEKAKAELDYNPRSLKEGLAEMLHWLKNLGLIKF; encoded by the exons ATGAAGGTATTGGTGACCGGGGCGTCCGGTTTCCTAGGGGGGAGACTGTGCCACGCACTGCTGCGACGAGGACACTCGGTCCGGGCCTTGGTACGGCCCACCAGCGACCTCTCATCCCTACCACCGCCAACCACCGATGGCGGCGCGGTGGAAATCATCTACGGTGATGTGACGGACTACCGGTCCCTCCTCGACGCCTTCTCTGGCTGCCACGTCATTTTCCACGCGGCCGCTATGGTCGAGCCCTGGCTTCCAGATCCTTCTAGATTCTTCTCC GTGAATGTTGAAGGATTGAAGAATGTTTTACAAGCAGTGAGAGAGACGACGACAGTCGAAAAGCTTATATACACGTCGTCGTTTTTTGCTCTTGGACCCACCGATGGATATGTTGCTGATGAGAATCAA GTTCATCATGAGAGGTTTTTCTGTACGGAGTACGAGAAATCCAAGGCCTTGGCCGATAAAATTGCGATACAGGCTGCCTCGGAGGGGGTTCCTATTGTGCCGATTTATCCTGGAGTTATTTACGGGCCGGGCAAAGTCACCGCCGGAAATGTCGTTGCTCGAATG ATTGTTGAACGCTTTAATGGGCGGTTACCTGGCTATATAGGGTCTGGAAATGATAGATTTTCTTTTAGCCATGTTGACGACGTAGTAGAGGGGCATATTGCAGCAATGAACAAGGGGCGACCTGGTGAAAGATATCTACTGACAGGAGAGAATGCATCATTCAGGCTTGTTTTTGATATGGCTGCTATCATCACTGAGACGCAAAAGCCTATGTTTAACATCCCCATGTTGGTGATCGAGGCATATGGTTGGGTCTCGGTTCTTTTCTCACGAATTACGGGAAAGCTTCCTCTGATCAGCCCCCCG ACTGTGGACGTTTTAAGACATCAGTGGGCATATTCCTGTGAGAAGGCTAAAGCAGAGTTGGATTATAACCCTAGAAGCTTGAAAGAAGGGCTAGCAGAGATGCTTCACTGGCTGAAGAACTTGGGCTTGATAAAATTCTAA
- the LOC132185835 gene encoding uncharacterized protein LOC132185835, with protein MWGFGGRYYWGRSEMGGKIEGLVVVFAWMSSQERHLKSYVQLYSSLGWKTLVCHSEFLNSFFPEKATTLAVDILNELVQELKIRPCPVVLASFSGGPKACMYKVLQIIEGKCEGQQNLDDFRLVRDCISGHIYDSSPVDFTSDMGTNFVLHPTVLKMSHPPRLASWIAHSIASGLDTLFLSRFESQRAEYWQTLYSSVSMQAPYLILCSENDDLAPYEVICNFAQRVQDLGGDIKLVKWSDSPHVAHYRHYPIDYKAAVTELLSKAAKVYSQRIRRLEGERMGIEGTHDDIPEPIGDMRKAMKNSNNFQGVALGPSDHYFAPSLMEYYGGRDVGSVQDERKEDLIHLHSLPSISAHGVLGQILFDVCVPKDVEDWDIKASSSNGRLFSSTRRHAPFNPIKCIRRSRL; from the exons ATGTGGGGATTTGGGGGTAGATATTATTGGGGAAGAAGTGAAATGGGTGGGAAAATAGAGGGCCTAGTGGTGGTATTCGCATGGATGTCGAGCCAGGAGAGGCACTTGAAGAGCTACGTGCAGCTCTACTCGTCTCTGGGCTGGAAGACACTCGTCTGCCACTCCGAGTTTCTCAATTC GTTCTTCCCTGAGAAGGCCACAACTCTAGCAGTTGATATTCTCAATGAACTTGTTCAG GAGCTAAAAATTAGGCCATGCCCTGTAGTCCTTGCTTCTTTTTCTGGTGGTCCTAAAGCTTGCATGTACAAGGTCCTTCAG ATAATTGAGGGGAAGTGTGAAGGACAACAAAATCTG gaTGACTTCCGACTAGTTAGAGACTGTATATCTGGGCATATCTATGATTCCAGTCCAGTGGATTTTACCAGTGATATGGGTACAAACTTTGTTCTTCACCCAACTGTTCTCAAAATGTCCCATCCGCCAAGATTAGCATCATGGATTGCCCACAGCATTGCCTCTGGTCTTGATACCCTCTTCCTCAGCCGGTTTGAATCACAGCGCGCTGAGTATTGGCAGACTCTGTACTCTTCTGTT AGCATGCAGGCCCCATATCTCATTTTATGCTCCGAAAATGATGATCTTGCTCCATATGAAGTTATCTGCAATTTTGCTCAACGAGTACAAGATCTTGGGGGTGACATTAAGCTAGTGAAATGGAGTGACTCTCCTCACGTAG CTCATTATCGGCATTATCCGATTGACTATAAAGCTGCTGTGACCGAGCTCCTCAGTAAGGCAGCTAAAGTGTATTCGCAAAGAATTCGTCGACTTGAAGGAGAGAGGATGGGCATAGAAGGAACACATGACGACATACCCGAGCCAATCGGTGACATGAGGAAAGCAATGAAGAACTCAAACAACTTTCAGGGAGTTGCTCTCGGACCAAGTGACCATTACTTTGCGCCCAGTTTGATGGAGTATTACGGCGGTAGAGATGTTGGGTCGGTGCAAGATGAACGGAAGGAAGACTTAATCCACCTGCATAGTCTACCAAGCATTAGTGCCCATGGTGTTCTCGGTCAAATCCTCTTTGATGTGTGTGTTCCCAAGGATGTCGAAGATTGGGATATCAAAGCTAGTTCTTCAAATGGTCGCCTATTTTCTTCCACACGGAGGCATGCTCCGTTTAATCCCATCAAATGCATACGTCGCTCTAGACTATAA
- the LOC132184706 gene encoding origin of replication complex subunit 2, with the protein MDIDNGVEEEEEEEFGFSRNYFLAKELGGSGKKSACKLSDIDLVDEQELRAAASNIEPKHEKEVVALMNSYRILYPKWVFELRCGFGLLMYGFGSKKALIEDFASTALTEYCVFVINGYLQSINIKQVAISLAEVLWDQLKTKLATTSGNLPKVQQPFSSRSMDDLLAFLNGSQAQDKDCFICVVIHNIDGPGLRDSETQQYLAQIAACSCIRVVASIDHVNAPLLWDKKMVHTQFNWCWYHVPTFAPYRVEGMFFPLILAHGNTTQSAKTAAIVLQSLTPNAQSVFRVLAEYQLAHPDEEGMPINNLYTICRERFLVSSQVTLNSHLTEFKDHELVKTKRHSDGQDCLHIPLMTEALEKLLMEIRQ; encoded by the exons ATGGATATCGACAATGGTgtggaagaggaggaggaggaggagttcGGATTCTCGAGAAACTATTTTCTCGCGAAAGAATTGGGCGGCTCTGGAAAGAAATCTGCTTGCAAGCTCTCCGACATTGATCTCGTTGACGAACAG GAGCTGAGGGCAGCGGCATCGAATATTGAACCAAAGCATGAGAAGGAGGTCGTGGCTTTGATGAACAGCTACAGGATTTTGTACCCCAAATGGGTTTTCGAGCTAAG GTGTGGTTTTGGCCTTCTAATGTATGGATTTGGATCTAAGAAAGCTTTGATTGAAGATTTTGCTTCAACAGCATTGACCGAGTATTGTGTATTTGTAATTAATGGCTATCTtcaatcaattaatataaaacaG GTTGCAATATCATTAGCTGAAGTTCTATGGGATCAATTGAAAACCAAACTAGCGACTACTTCTGGGAACTTGCCTAAAGTTCAACAGCCATTTAGCTCCCGGTCCATGGATGATCTTCTTGCATTTCTGAATGGATCACAAGCACAGGACAAAGATTGTTTCATATGTGTTGTTATTCACAATATTGATGGGCCTGGATTAAGAGACTCTGAAACTCAACAGTATCTTGCACAAATAGCTGCTTGTTCCTGTATTCGTGTTGTTGCTTCAATCGACCATGTGAATGCACCCCTTT TGTGGGATAAGAAGATGGTTCACACACAGTTCAACTGGTGTTGGTATCATGTTCCTACCTTTGCACCATACAGGGTTGAAGGGATGTTTTTTCCTCTGATTCTCGCGCATGGCAATACCACTCAAAGTGCCAAAACAGCTGCGATTGTGTTACAGAGTTTGACACCTAATGCCCAGAGTGTGTTCAGAGTTCTTGCAGAATATCAACTGGCTCATCCCGATGAAGAAG ggATGCCGATCAACAATTTATACACAATCTGTCGAGAGCGCTTCCTGGTGAGCAGCCAGGTTACTTTGAACTCCCATTTGACAGAATTCAAAGATCATGAACTGGTCAAGACCAAAAGGCATTCGGATGGCCAGGATTGCTTGCACATTCCTCTCATGACTGAGGCACTTGAAAAACTATTAATGGAGATTAGGCAATaa